The following coding sequences lie in one Massilia sp. KIM genomic window:
- the astA gene encoding arginine N-succinyltransferase, translated as MLVLRNAVPSDLDAVLDLARGAGPGMTTLKADRGALAERLALAAASFAGELAQDQADYLFVLEDRERGRVCGVSAIKAAVGLREPFYNYRISTSVHASPGTGLVNRVQSLHLTHDLSGASELCSLYLHPDYRSGWNGKLLSKGRLLFLAQFPALFAPTVFAEMRGWQDAQGRSPFWEAVGRPFFKMDFQEADDRCGKGDRLFIEHLVPRLPLYTHLLGEAACAAIGQTHADTTPARRLLEQEGLHFEGYIDIFDGGPVLQAKLSGLRAARDSRLALLRAGDPHGAAPALVAGTRRHDFRVIVAPCAADEGMVALAPPMLAALGAEAGEQLRLLPLAPGRPA; from the coding sequence ATGCTGGTCCTGCGCAATGCCGTCCCAAGCGACCTCGATGCGGTGCTCGACCTGGCGCGCGGCGCCGGGCCGGGCATGACGACCCTGAAGGCCGACCGCGGCGCCCTGGCCGAGCGCCTGGCGCTGGCCGCCGCCTCCTTCGCCGGCGAGCTGGCGCAGGACCAGGCCGACTACCTGTTCGTGCTGGAAGACCGCGAGCGGGGCAGGGTGTGCGGCGTCTCCGCCATCAAGGCGGCGGTCGGGCTGCGCGAACCCTTCTATAACTACCGCATCAGCACCTCGGTCCACGCCAGCCCGGGCACCGGGCTGGTGAACCGGGTACAGTCCCTGCACCTGACCCACGACCTCTCGGGCGCCTCCGAACTGTGCTCGCTCTACCTGCACCCCGACTACCGCAGCGGCTGGAACGGCAAGCTGCTGTCCAAGGGGCGCTTGCTGTTCCTGGCCCAGTTTCCCGCGCTGTTCGCGCCCACGGTCTTCGCCGAGATGCGCGGCTGGCAGGACGCGCAGGGGCGCTCTCCGTTCTGGGAGGCGGTCGGCCGGCCTTTCTTCAAGATGGATTTCCAGGAGGCGGACGACCGCTGCGGCAAGGGCGATCGCCTGTTCATCGAGCACCTGGTGCCGCGCCTGCCGCTCTACACCCACCTGCTGGGCGAAGCCGCCTGCGCCGCCATCGGCCAGACCCATGCCGACACCACGCCGGCGCGCCGCCTGCTGGAGCAGGAGGGCCTGCACTTCGAGGGCTATATCGACATCTTCGACGGCGGCCCGGTGCTGCAGGCCAAGCTGTCCGGCCTGCGGGCTGCGCGCGATAGCCGCCTGGCCCTGTTGCGCGCCGGCGATCCCCACGGCGCGGCGCCGGCCCTGGTCGCCGGCACGCGCCGCCACGACTTCCGCGTCATCGTCGCGCCCTGCGCCGCGGACGAGGGCATGGTGGCGCTGGCGCCGCCCATGCTCGCGGCCCTGGGTGCGGAAGCGGGTGAGCAGCTGCGCCTGCTGCCCCTGGCGCCGGGGAGGCCGGCATGA
- a CDS encoding peptide MFS transporter, giving the protein MRDKDSWFGQPKGLTILFLTEMWEKFSFFGMRALQIYYMTKELAYSHAHASLIFGAYAAGVYLTPIFGGLIADRWLGRRPAVILGGLLMALGHFMMAFESLFFPAMAVIAIGNGLFLPNLPSQVNLLYPKDDPRAGAAFNVYYVGINLGAFLAPLICGTLGELYGWHYGFGAAGVGMCLGLVVYVWGGRYLPPEASRPVGRAEVAAAGGEGFGTVPLLVGVALAVMLFRVAYEQTGNTFAVWADAAVERQAFGMSIPVTWFQSLNPMFVFLLSPLLVRMWNARAARGLATPALTRMSLGALGIGVSYALLAGLIVASEAGGFAIGWLWMVVFFALFTLAELYILPVGLGLFASLAPRRFAATTIAAWFFCSFTGNLLSGVIGAAWESVSPQGFFLMMAAIAGVSGLLLHGIHRIHRERVAPLAVMVAPAEKSL; this is encoded by the coding sequence ATGCGTGACAAGGACAGCTGGTTCGGCCAGCCCAAGGGCCTGACCATCCTCTTCCTCACCGAGATGTGGGAGAAGTTCTCCTTCTTCGGCATGCGCGCCCTGCAGATCTATTACATGACCAAGGAGCTGGCCTATTCCCACGCCCACGCCTCCCTGATCTTCGGGGCCTATGCGGCCGGGGTCTACCTGACCCCGATCTTCGGCGGCCTGATCGCCGACCGCTGGCTGGGGCGGCGGCCGGCGGTGATCCTCGGCGGCCTCCTGATGGCGCTGGGTCACTTCATGATGGCCTTCGAGTCCCTGTTCTTCCCGGCGATGGCGGTGATCGCCATTGGCAACGGCCTGTTCCTGCCCAACCTGCCCAGCCAGGTCAATCTGCTGTACCCGAAGGACGACCCGCGCGCCGGCGCCGCCTTCAACGTCTATTACGTGGGCATCAACCTGGGCGCCTTCCTCGCGCCTTTGATCTGCGGCACCCTGGGCGAGCTGTATGGCTGGCACTACGGCTTCGGCGCGGCCGGCGTCGGCATGTGCCTGGGCCTGGTGGTCTATGTCTGGGGCGGGCGCTACCTGCCGCCCGAGGCCTCCAGGCCGGTGGGGCGGGCCGAGGTGGCGGCGGCGGGCGGGGAGGGCTTCGGCACCGTGCCGCTGCTGGTCGGGGTGGCCCTGGCCGTCATGCTGTTCCGCGTCGCCTACGAGCAGACCGGGAACACCTTCGCGGTCTGGGCCGACGCGGCGGTCGAGCGCCAGGCCTTCGGCATGAGCATCCCCGTCACCTGGTTCCAGTCGCTCAATCCGATGTTCGTGTTCCTGCTCAGCCCCCTGCTGGTGCGGATGTGGAACGCACGGGCAGCGCGCGGCCTGGCCACGCCGGCGCTCACCCGCATGAGCCTGGGCGCGCTCGGCATCGGCGTCTCCTACGCGCTGCTGGCCGGGCTGATCGTCGCCAGCGAGGCCGGTGGCTTCGCCATCGGCTGGCTGTGGATGGTGGTGTTCTTCGCCCTGTTCACCCTGGCCGAGCTCTACATCCTGCCGGTCGGCCTGGGCCTGTTCGCCAGCCTCGCGCCCAGGCGCTTCGCCGCCACCACCATCGCCGCCTGGTTCTTCTGCTCCTTCACCGGCAACCTGCTGTCGGGCGTGATCGGGGCGGCCTGGGAGAGCGTCAGCCCGCAGGGCTTCTTCCTCATGATGGCGGCCATCGCCGGGGTGTCCGGCCTGCTGCTGCACGGGATCCACCGCATCCACCGCGAGCGCGTCGCGCCGCTGGCGGTGATGGTGGCGCCGGCCGAGAAATCCTTGTGA
- a CDS encoding M81 family metallopeptidase translates to MHIYLAALAHETNSFSPLPTTLRSFEEGILVRPDGDAAARAKAHDFPGYGFLVEVARERGDRVSAGLCAWAQPGGPVSRAVYEDLREELLAGLKEAGTVDAVVLVLHGAMIAHGYPDCEGDLLARVRAQVGPGVPVGALLDLHATVTPRMVASGAVLVACKEYPHTDYLERTRELHAILTRMAEGGVKPATLLRPVPMLGLFGTGEAPMRALLSRVWEWEAEAGILSISLIHGFPWSDTCHTGAAVLVVHADGAAPAARARAIAGQAADSFFALRELGRRSMLPVEAALDAALAPRPGGGLVVLADSSDNPGGGAACDSTFILRALIARGAHGVALGMLWDPLAVQIASDAGIGAEIALRIGGKVGPASGDPLDVRAIVTAVRADARQHGLAGKWTEALGPAVALRIGGIDVVLNSIRQQVFSPECFTELGIDLAARRLVVVKSTRHFRACFDPIAADTLICDAPGSLNSELARLPYVHLGRPIWPLDELRDHGPAPAAEEKQHA, encoded by the coding sequence ATGCACATTTATCTCGCCGCACTCGCCCACGAGACCAACAGCTTCTCGCCGCTGCCGACCACCCTGCGCTCTTTTGAAGAGGGCATCCTGGTGCGCCCTGACGGCGACGCGGCGGCGCGCGCGAAGGCCCATGACTTTCCCGGCTACGGCTTCCTGGTCGAGGTGGCGCGCGAGCGGGGCGACCGCGTGAGCGCCGGCCTGTGCGCCTGGGCCCAGCCGGGCGGGCCGGTCTCGCGCGCCGTCTACGAGGACTTGCGCGAGGAGCTGCTGGCCGGCCTGAAGGAGGCCGGGACGGTGGACGCCGTGGTGCTGGTGCTGCACGGCGCCATGATCGCCCACGGCTACCCCGATTGCGAAGGCGACCTGCTGGCCCGCGTGCGCGCCCAGGTCGGTCCCGGCGTGCCGGTCGGCGCGCTGCTCGACCTGCACGCCACCGTCACCCCGCGCATGGTGGCTAGCGGGGCGGTGCTGGTGGCCTGCAAGGAATACCCGCATACCGATTACCTCGAACGCACCCGCGAGCTGCACGCGATCCTGACGCGGATGGCGGAGGGCGGGGTGAAACCCGCCACGCTGCTGCGCCCGGTGCCGATGCTGGGCCTGTTCGGCACCGGCGAAGCGCCGATGCGCGCGCTGCTGTCGCGGGTCTGGGAGTGGGAGGCCGAAGCCGGCATCCTGTCGATCTCGCTGATCCACGGCTTCCCCTGGTCCGACACCTGCCACACCGGCGCCGCCGTGCTGGTCGTGCACGCGGACGGCGCCGCGCCGGCGGCGCGCGCCCGCGCCATCGCCGGGCAGGCTGCGGACAGCTTCTTCGCCCTGCGCGAACTGGGCCGGCGCTCGATGCTCCCGGTCGAGGCGGCGCTGGACGCCGCCCTGGCCCCGCGTCCGGGCGGCGGGCTGGTGGTGCTGGCCGACAGTTCCGACAATCCCGGCGGCGGCGCGGCCTGCGACTCCACCTTCATCCTGCGCGCCCTGATCGCGCGCGGCGCCCACGGCGTGGCGCTGGGCATGCTGTGGGACCCGCTGGCGGTGCAGATCGCCAGCGACGCCGGGATCGGGGCCGAGATCGCGCTGCGCATCGGCGGCAAGGTGGGGCCGGCCTCGGGCGATCCGCTCGACGTGCGCGCCATCGTCACCGCGGTGCGCGCCGACGCCCGCCAGCACGGCCTGGCCGGCAAGTGGACCGAGGCGCTGGGACCGGCGGTGGCGCTCAGGATCGGCGGCATCGACGTGGTCCTGAACAGCATCCGCCAGCAGGTGTTCTCGCCCGAGTGCTTCACCGAGCTGGGGATCGACCTGGCGGCCAGGCGTCTGGTGGTGGTCAAGTCGACCCGGCATTTCCGCGCCTGCTTCGACCCGATCGCCGCCGACACCCTGATCTGCGACGCGCCCGGCTCCCTCAACAGCGAGCTGGCGCGCCTGCCTTATGTCCACCTGGGACGGCCGATCTGGCCGCTCGACGAACTGCGCGACCACGGCCCCGCGCCGGCCGCCGAGGAGAAGCAGCATGCGTGA
- a CDS encoding FAD-binding oxidoreductase — translation MDQDTADFIVIGAGIGGASVAYWLAHQARVIVLEGESQPGYHSTGRSAALFMESYGPDQVRALTRASLDFFNNPPPGFCAHPLLSPRGAFVFATPGQEAALDEHEALVRATSSAAERLDARAALELVPVLRPEAVVAGVLEKDAADIDVDALLQGFLRGVRQHGGRTVFDAAAGSMRRSDGLWTVATRAGEFRAPVVVNAAGAWADALARLAGAAPVGLVPKRRSAFIFAPPEGVDATGWPLFLDVAESFYIKPDAGMLLGSPCNADPVAPHDVQAEELDVAIAIDAIERLTTLRIRRPSHVWAGLRSFVADGELVGGFDPALSGFFWAAGQGGYGIQSAPGAGRYYASMLLGEEPDPRLAHWGFDPGRISPSRFPA, via the coding sequence ATGGATCAGGACACCGCGGACTTCATCGTGATCGGGGCCGGCATCGGCGGCGCCTCGGTCGCCTACTGGCTCGCGCACCAGGCGCGCGTCATCGTGCTGGAGGGCGAGAGCCAGCCCGGCTACCACAGCACCGGGCGCTCGGCGGCCCTGTTCATGGAGAGCTACGGCCCGGACCAGGTGCGCGCGCTGACCCGCGCCAGCCTGGACTTCTTCAACAATCCGCCGCCCGGCTTCTGCGCGCATCCGCTCCTGAGCCCGCGCGGCGCCTTCGTGTTCGCCACGCCGGGACAGGAGGCCGCGCTGGACGAGCACGAGGCCCTGGTGCGCGCCACCTCGTCGGCGGCCGAGCGCCTCGACGCGCGCGCCGCGCTCGAACTGGTGCCGGTGCTGCGCCCTGAGGCGGTGGTCGCCGGCGTGCTGGAAAAGGATGCGGCCGACATCGACGTCGACGCCCTGCTGCAGGGTTTCCTGCGCGGCGTCCGCCAGCACGGCGGGCGCACCGTGTTCGACGCCGCGGCAGGCAGCATGCGCCGCAGCGACGGGCTGTGGACGGTGGCCACCCGCGCCGGCGAATTCCGCGCCCCGGTGGTGGTCAACGCCGCCGGCGCCTGGGCCGACGCGCTGGCGCGCCTGGCCGGCGCCGCCCCGGTGGGCCTGGTGCCCAAGCGCCGCTCGGCCTTCATCTTCGCGCCGCCCGAGGGCGTGGACGCCACCGGCTGGCCGCTGTTCCTGGATGTGGCCGAATCCTTCTACATCAAGCCGGACGCCGGCATGCTGCTCGGCTCGCCCTGCAACGCCGATCCGGTGGCGCCCCACGACGTGCAGGCCGAGGAACTCGACGTCGCCATCGCCATCGACGCCATCGAGCGCCTGACCACCCTGCGCATCCGCCGCCCCAGCCACGTGTGGGCGGGGCTGCGCAGCTTCGTCGCCGACGGCGAACTGGTGGGCGGCTTCGACCCCGCGCTATCCGGCTTCTTCTGGGCCGCGGGGCAGGGCGGCTACGGCATCCAGTCCGCCCCCGGCGCCGGCCGCTACTACGCCTCGATGCTGCTGGGCGAGGAGCCCGACCCCAGGCTCGCGCACTGGGGCTTCGATCCGGGCCGCATCAGTCCGTCGCGCTTTCCTGCCTGA
- a CDS encoding RidA family protein translates to MSQIERIPSELPLPFSKAVRAGGFLFLSGQIPLDDKGAPLRGSIEEQTGKVLEGIAATLAGLGAGMQDVVRVTVWLSDLALFARFNAVYAQHFSAPHLPVRSTVQAQLAFGVDVEIEVTAWRP, encoded by the coding sequence ATGTCCCAGATCGAACGCATTCCCAGCGAGCTGCCCCTGCCCTTTTCCAAGGCGGTGCGCGCCGGCGGCTTCCTGTTCCTGTCGGGCCAGATCCCCCTGGACGACAAGGGCGCGCCGCTGCGCGGCAGCATCGAGGAGCAGACCGGAAAGGTGCTGGAAGGGATCGCGGCGACCCTGGCCGGACTGGGCGCGGGCATGCAGGACGTGGTGAGGGTGACCGTCTGGCTGTCGGACCTGGCCCTGTTCGCGCGCTTTAACGCCGTGTACGCACAGCACTTCAGCGCGCCCCACCTGCCGGTGCGCTCGACCGTGCAGGCCCAGCTGGCCTTCGGGGTGGACGTGGAGATCGAGGTCACGGCCTGGCGGCCGTGA